The Sulfurospirillum halorespirans DSM 13726 genome has a window encoding:
- a CDS encoding VOC family protein: MSLISHLDHLVLTVASIEQSCAFYTAVLQMDEITFKGRKALKFGHSKINLHEVGHEFKPKATHPMAGSADLCLITQMPISQFLEHLHQCGVVCIEGPVKRTGARSDLLSVYFRDPDGNLIEVANELVAF, from the coding sequence ATGTCGCTTATTTCACATCTTGATCATCTTGTTTTGACGGTTGCAAGTATTGAACAAAGTTGTGCTTTTTATACCGCGGTTTTGCAGATGGATGAGATCACCTTCAAAGGTCGAAAAGCACTCAAATTTGGGCATAGCAAAATCAATTTGCATGAAGTCGGACATGAGTTCAAACCCAAAGCGACACATCCAATGGCAGGCTCAGCCGATTTGTGTTTGATCACGCAAATGCCTATTTCTCAGTTCTTAGAGCATCTGCACCAGTGTGGCGTTGTCTGCATTGAAGGCCCCGTAAAGCGCACTGGCGCAAGGAGTGATCTTTTATCGGTTTATTTTCGCGACCCCGATGGAAATCTCATCGAAGTCGCCAACGAATTGGTCGCTTTTTAA
- a CDS encoding putative hydro-lyase, giving the protein MSPKELRAKIAKGEFTRPTAGECPGYIQMNMVALPKEYAKRFEAFAKENAKAIPVLEVIHEGHHSSILAKGADILSEIPKYNILRDGVVVETVTDITPYYQPDLVFFLIGCSFSFETALIENGMPLRHVDQQKNVAMYRTNIALKPVEGFSGEMVVSMRPIKKEKVADACVVTSHFPRMHGSPIQVGYPEMIGIQEISKPDYGDAIEIKADEIPLFWPCGVTPQNVITSMKLPFAITHAPGHMFVTDKKDSEYYE; this is encoded by the coding sequence ATGTCTCCGAAAGAGTTACGCGCAAAAATCGCCAAAGGCGAGTTTACCAGACCGACAGCGGGCGAGTGCCCTGGCTACATTCAGATGAATATGGTAGCCCTTCCTAAAGAGTACGCGAAACGTTTTGAAGCGTTTGCGAAAGAGAATGCCAAAGCGATTCCAGTGCTTGAGGTGATCCATGAGGGACATCATTCGAGCATTTTAGCTAAAGGTGCTGACATCTTAAGCGAAATTCCAAAGTACAACATTTTGCGCGATGGCGTTGTGGTCGAAACGGTCACAGACATTACGCCTTATTACCAACCCGATTTGGTCTTTTTCTTGATTGGGTGTAGTTTTTCGTTTGAGACCGCACTCATTGAAAATGGCATGCCGCTTCGCCATGTTGATCAGCAAAAAAATGTCGCCATGTACCGCACCAACATCGCGCTCAAACCCGTTGAAGGCTTTTCAGGCGAGATGGTCGTGAGCATGCGTCCGATCAAAAAAGAGAAGGTGGCGGATGCGTGTGTCGTGACGAGTCATTTTCCCCGAATGCACGGCTCACCGATACAAGTCGGTTACCCTGAAATGATCGGTATTCAGGAAATTTCAAAGCCTGATTATGGCGATGCGATTGAGATTAAAGCGGATGAAATTCCATTGTTTTGGCCTTGCGGTGTCACGCCTCAAAATGTCATCACGAGTATGAAACTCCCCTTTGCGATCACCCACGCACCAGGGCACATGTTTGTAACGGACAAAAAAGATAGCGAATACTACGAGTAG
- a CDS encoding phosphoketolase yields MKHQPLSPDELKQIHAYWRAANYLSVGQIYLLENPLLTKPLSLEQIKPRLLGHWGTTPGLNFIYAHMNRIILKDNLNMLFIAGPGHGGPAVVANTYLEGTYSEVYPDISQGEAGMQKLFKQFSFPGGIPSHVAPQTPGSIHEGGELGYALSHAYGAVFDNPELIACCVVGDGEAETGPLATAWHSNKFLDPKRDGAVLPILHLNGYKIANPTVLARISHDELEKLFIGYGYEPYFVEGDEPELMHQKMAETLDLIVTKIKTIWHEARVNGNTKRPFWPMIILRSPKGWSGPKEVDGLKTEGSWRSHQVPLSELDTKPEHITILENWMKSYKPEELFDKNGKLIPELASLAPQGEKRMGANPHTNGGALLEALHLPDFKTYAVDVQSHGQSIAESTRVLGTFLRDVMRHNMHTFRVFGPDETASNRLGALFEVTNRVWMAEHDDTDDHLAQDGRVMEILSEHTCQGWLEGYLLTGRHGFFSCYEAFIHIIDSMFNQHAKWLKVTSREIPWRKPIASLNYLLTSHVWRQDHNGFSHQDPGFIDVVVNKKAHIVNVYFPPDANTLLWVGEHCLKSRDAINVIVAGKQPELQWLNIEEAIAHCEKGMGIWQWASSDKGSEPDVVMACCGDVPTLESLAAVSILRTLVPNLSIRLINVVDLMCLQPSEEHPHGLSHEAFNALFPKDTPVFFAYHGYPWLIHRLAYRRANHEHLHVRGYKEEGTTTTPFDMVVLNDMDRFHLVMDVMDRVPKMQPFAEAVKEKMREKLREHKTYIETYGQDMPEILEWKWRC; encoded by the coding sequence ATGAAACATCAACCACTTTCACCAGACGAACTTAAACAGATTCACGCTTATTGGCGTGCGGCGAACTACCTTTCTGTGGGGCAAATTTACCTACTTGAAAATCCCTTGCTCACAAAACCTCTCTCTTTAGAGCAGATCAAACCTCGCCTTTTAGGGCACTGGGGCACGACGCCGGGGCTGAATTTTATCTACGCGCACATGAATCGAATAATCCTTAAAGATAACCTCAACATGCTTTTCATCGCAGGCCCTGGACACGGCGGCCCCGCGGTCGTTGCCAACACCTATTTGGAAGGAACCTACAGCGAAGTCTATCCCGACATCTCACAAGGTGAAGCTGGCATGCAAAAACTCTTCAAACAGTTCTCCTTCCCTGGAGGCATTCCAAGCCACGTAGCACCCCAAACGCCCGGTTCCATCCACGAAGGAGGCGAACTGGGTTACGCGCTCTCACACGCTTATGGAGCGGTCTTTGACAATCCAGAGCTTATCGCATGTTGCGTGGTAGGCGATGGTGAAGCCGAAACAGGGCCCTTGGCGACCGCGTGGCACTCGAACAAATTTTTAGACCCCAAACGCGATGGTGCCGTGCTTCCCATTCTCCACCTCAACGGGTATAAGATCGCCAATCCAACGGTTCTTGCGCGCATCTCGCACGATGAGCTTGAAAAACTTTTCATCGGATATGGCTATGAGCCCTATTTTGTTGAAGGCGATGAACCTGAGCTAATGCATCAAAAAATGGCAGAGACCTTAGATCTCATTGTCACTAAAATTAAAACCATTTGGCATGAAGCCAGAGTTAATGGAAACACGAAACGACCTTTTTGGCCGATGATCATCTTGCGCAGTCCTAAAGGTTGGAGCGGTCCCAAAGAGGTCGATGGACTCAAAACCGAAGGCTCATGGCGTTCCCACCAAGTGCCACTCTCTGAGCTGGATACAAAGCCTGAACACATCACGATTCTTGAAAACTGGATGAAAAGTTACAAGCCCGAAGAGCTCTTTGATAAAAATGGCAAACTCATCCCTGAACTCGCTTCGCTTGCACCCCAAGGCGAAAAACGCATGGGGGCAAACCCTCACACCAACGGCGGGGCGCTTTTAGAAGCTTTGCATCTGCCTGATTTTAAAACCTATGCGGTGGACGTTCAATCTCATGGGCAATCTATCGCTGAATCCACACGCGTTTTAGGTACGTTTCTTCGCGATGTGATGCGCCACAATATGCACACTTTTCGCGTCTTTGGCCCCGATGAAACAGCATCAAACCGCTTAGGTGCCCTTTTTGAAGTGACCAATCGCGTTTGGATGGCAGAACATGACGACACTGATGATCACCTCGCACAAGACGGTCGTGTTATGGAAATTCTCTCCGAACACACCTGCCAAGGTTGGTTAGAAGGTTATCTACTCACAGGTAGGCATGGCTTTTTCTCATGCTACGAAGCATTTATCCATATCATCGACTCGATGTTTAATCAACACGCTAAATGGCTTAAGGTCACGAGCCGTGAAATCCCATGGCGTAAACCTATTGCTTCACTCAATTATCTTCTGACTTCGCATGTTTGGAGGCAAGATCACAACGGTTTTTCACACCAAGACCCAGGATTTATCGATGTCGTCGTGAACAAAAAAGCGCATATCGTCAATGTCTATTTTCCACCCGATGCCAACACGCTTTTATGGGTTGGGGAACATTGTCTTAAAAGTCGCGACGCCATCAATGTCATCGTTGCAGGCAAACAACCTGAACTACAGTGGCTTAACATAGAAGAAGCCATTGCGCACTGCGAAAAAGGGATGGGAATTTGGCAGTGGGCAAGCAGTGATAAAGGAAGCGAGCCCGATGTGGTGATGGCATGTTGTGGCGATGTGCCAACCTTGGAGAGCTTAGCGGCGGTGAGCATTTTACGCACCCTTGTGCCCAATCTTAGCATTCGCCTTATCAATGTCGTGGACTTGATGTGCTTGCAACCCAGTGAAGAGCACCCGCACGGACTTAGCCATGAAGCGTTTAATGCGCTCTTCCCCAAAGATACGCCTGTGTTTTTTGCGTATCATGGTTATCCGTGGTTGATTCACCGTTTGGCGTACCGAAGAGCGAATCATGAGCATTTACATGTAAGAGGGTACAAAGAAGAGGGAACGACCACAACGCCCTTTGATATGGTCGTTTTAAACGATATGGATCGATTTCATCTGGTCATGGACGTGATGGATCGCGTCCCTAAAATGCAGCCTTTTGCCGAAGCAGTAAAAGAGAAAATGCGCGAAAAACTCCGCGAGCATAAAACCTACATCGAAACCTATGGGCAAGATATGCCAGAAATTCTCGAATGGAAGTGGCGCTGTTAA
- a CDS encoding PhoX family protein has product MKSLKTLCVSLSLVASSLCAGSVVEFIGMDAPSTPEKMAKAYSEAKVIIHTANGGKIERALSYETLFGVKDKVGTSKNPAGQLYSMSMKPLMDPFGKPLIAETPDSNSLLNVNGSLYLVTHYEYDWILSDGSSAEKSETWYERAPMSMTLTTIKQDAKNGKLKAFDQYPIDFSKVGGIWIPCAGSQTPWNTHLGSEEDYDLYFTAASGKEYKKAQKGLKAMSELYFEGKQQAKAYDYGYITEVAVKENSKTNVTKHYAMGRGTWEMAKIMSDEKTAFFGDDGAQVGLYMYVGDGAKDLDNGTLYAAIWSQTNEDGAKDGGQAKLSWIKLGHASSEEVSRWKEKLTFNDIFEAYAPAEFDPKKHEGFKAVKAGHSEIEYLKLKPNMERAAAFLETRRYAAYLGATTEFNKMEGVAFNKEDKKLYIAMSYIEKGMAKDASFAKDDIKVAKNRCGGTYEVGLASNIKDSKGELIASDFVPTNMSVPSALLGEEIATDALGNTCAVDKIANTDNLFYSSRARTLFIGEDSGTHVNNFVWAYNVDTKKLSRILSTPAGAESTGLQVVENMNGFAYIMSNAQHQGDFIKTMDKDLQSKVAPKIDKFQAPVGYIYGIPGL; this is encoded by the coding sequence GTGAAATCTCTTAAAACACTCTGTGTATCGCTCTCATTGGTCGCTTCAAGCTTATGCGCAGGAAGCGTAGTTGAATTTATAGGTATGGACGCGCCAAGCACACCTGAAAAAATGGCAAAAGCGTACTCGGAAGCCAAAGTCATCATCCACACTGCAAACGGTGGAAAAATCGAAAGAGCACTTTCGTATGAAACACTTTTTGGTGTTAAAGATAAAGTCGGAACGAGCAAAAACCCAGCAGGACAACTCTACTCCATGTCAATGAAACCATTGATGGACCCTTTTGGAAAACCGCTCATCGCAGAGACACCTGATAGCAACTCACTTTTAAATGTCAATGGCTCACTCTACCTTGTCACACACTACGAATACGACTGGATTTTAAGCGATGGCTCTTCAGCTGAGAAATCAGAGACGTGGTATGAAAGAGCTCCTATGAGCATGACACTCACCACCATCAAACAAGATGCGAAAAATGGCAAGCTTAAAGCCTTCGATCAGTATCCGATTGATTTCTCCAAAGTAGGCGGCATCTGGATTCCCTGTGCTGGGTCACAAACACCTTGGAATACCCACTTAGGAAGCGAAGAGGATTATGATCTTTACTTTACCGCCGCCAGTGGCAAAGAGTACAAAAAGGCGCAAAAAGGGCTTAAAGCCATGAGCGAGCTTTATTTTGAAGGCAAACAACAAGCCAAAGCTTACGACTATGGTTACATCACCGAAGTTGCGGTAAAAGAGAACAGCAAAACCAATGTCACCAAACACTACGCTATGGGGCGTGGAACATGGGAGATGGCAAAAATCATGAGCGATGAAAAAACAGCGTTTTTTGGCGATGATGGAGCGCAAGTGGGGCTTTACATGTACGTAGGGGATGGCGCCAAAGATTTGGATAACGGCACACTCTATGCCGCCATTTGGTCTCAAACCAATGAAGATGGAGCCAAGGATGGCGGACAAGCCAAACTGAGTTGGATCAAACTAGGGCATGCAAGTTCTGAAGAGGTTTCTCGTTGGAAAGAAAAACTTACCTTCAATGACATCTTTGAAGCCTACGCACCTGCTGAATTCGACCCAAAAAAACATGAAGGCTTTAAAGCAGTCAAAGCAGGACACTCTGAGATCGAGTACCTTAAACTTAAACCCAATATGGAGCGCGCAGCAGCTTTTTTAGAGACACGTCGTTACGCAGCATACTTAGGCGCTACAACCGAATTTAACAAAATGGAAGGGGTAGCGTTTAATAAAGAAGATAAAAAACTCTACATCGCCATGTCCTACATCGAAAAAGGAATGGCAAAAGATGCAAGCTTTGCCAAAGATGACATCAAAGTCGCTAAAAATCGCTGTGGTGGAACCTACGAAGTAGGCCTTGCTTCCAACATAAAAGACAGCAAAGGCGAATTAATAGCAAGTGATTTTGTGCCTACAAACATGTCTGTACCTTCCGCACTTTTGGGTGAAGAGATCGCAACCGATGCACTTGGAAATACCTGTGCCGTCGATAAAATTGCCAATACAGACAATCTCTTTTACTCTTCACGCGCTCGTACGCTTTTCATCGGTGAAGACAGCGGAACGCATGTCAATAACTTCGTTTGGGCGTACAATGTCGACACGAAAAAGCTCTCTCGTATCCTCTCCACACCCGCAGGTGCAGAATCCACAGGACTTCAAGTGGTTGAAAATATGAACGGCTTTGCCTACATCATGAGCAATGCGCAACACCAAGGTGATTTTATCAAAACGATGGATAAAGACCTTCAAAGCAAAGTTGCTCCAAAAATCGATAAATTCCAAGCGCCTGTAGGGTATATTTATGGTATCCCAGGGCTTTAA
- a CDS encoding dienelactone hydrolase family protein: MKKFLVATIMLCLATWGFAKEGFVTYVVDGKMYEGYYSTPSDEAPLVFIIHDWDGLNEYEMTRAKMLNDLGYGAFAIDLFGKGVKPVTIDEKKALTNALYKDRAKMRKLLDASYQAARKEGANVANSIGIGYCFGGAALLEMARMGTSLKGFVSFHGGLATPAGEDYTQTKGFVLILHGSADESVSLDEFAGLAKELEKTGIKHEMITYSGAPHAFTVFGTDRYREAADKKSWRRLVEFVDETLSK, from the coding sequence ATGAAAAAGTTTTTAGTGGCTACAATAATGTTATGCCTTGCAACATGGGGCTTTGCTAAAGAGGGTTTTGTCACGTATGTGGTCGATGGAAAAATGTATGAGGGTTACTATAGCACCCCCTCAGATGAGGCGCCCCTTGTTTTTATTATTCACGACTGGGATGGACTGAATGAGTACGAGATGACACGCGCAAAGATGCTCAATGATCTAGGTTATGGTGCATTTGCGATAGACCTTTTTGGCAAAGGCGTCAAACCTGTTACGATTGATGAAAAAAAAGCACTGACCAACGCGCTTTACAAGGACAGGGCTAAGATGCGAAAGCTTCTGGATGCGAGTTACCAAGCGGCTAGAAAAGAGGGTGCAAACGTGGCAAATTCTATAGGAATTGGTTACTGTTTTGGCGGCGCAGCACTTTTGGAGATGGCACGCATGGGAACCTCACTCAAAGGGTTTGTCAGTTTTCATGGAGGTTTAGCAACGCCTGCTGGAGAAGACTACACGCAAACAAAAGGCTTTGTGCTTATATTGCACGGATCAGCCGATGAGAGCGTGAGTTTAGATGAATTTGCAGGACTCGCCAAAGAGCTTGAAAAAACAGGCATCAAGCATGAGATGATCACCTACAGTGGCGCTCCTCACGCATTTACCGTTTTTGGAACCGATCGTTATAGAGAAGCAGCTGATAAAAAATCGTGGAGAAGATTGGTCGAATTTGTCGATGAAACACTCTCAAAATAG
- a CDS encoding gamma-glutamylcyclotransferase family protein has protein sequence MDNSGHRLHEVFFYGLYMDPEILTSKEVTPRNPRIATVKGYKLRIGKLATLLRDENSKASGIIYSLTHDEIDKLYKDSGFLAYVPESLTATTKDNATLSVLCCNLRVPPATGENNPEYLEKLTACMKKYNVPIF, from the coding sequence ATGGACAATTCAGGACATAGACTACACGAAGTCTTTTTTTATGGGTTATATATGGATCCAGAAATCCTCACTAGCAAAGAGGTAACACCTCGAAATCCCAGAATTGCCACAGTAAAAGGTTATAAACTCAGAATTGGGAAGTTGGCAACGTTGTTAAGAGATGAAAACAGTAAAGCGAGTGGCATTATTTATTCATTAACCCATGATGAGATCGATAAACTCTACAAGGACTCAGGATTCCTAGCTTATGTACCTGAATCATTAACTGCAACAACAAAAGACAATGCGACGCTATCCGTTTTATGTTGCAATTTACGTGTTCCACCAGCGACTGGTGAAAATAATCCTGAATACTTAGAAAAATTAACAGCGTGTATGAAAAAATATAACGTTCCAATTTTTTAA
- a CDS encoding DUF4392 domain-containing protein, which produces MRNFHTIEEIVLQHSTRHMDKIQAHFPNEHTKNAVQAFLKLNKGVIFIYTGFYVAGFAETDGPLGAYFLAKAFEKLGYTPVIVTDHFCEDYFFDIKTLYIPLEGLSHQEYEMLLDTYKPIAHLSIERCGQNHEGSYLNSRGVDIKEFTAPVDELFKLGSKTAPSFGIGDGGNEVGMGSFADVLKDKEFFYDYCVIPCDYPMIASVSNWGGYGFIAELEKVLHVNVLPSFEEVEKYLEFIVAKGSVDGIKRESVMSVDGKEWSIEPEILSALKAYATQG; this is translated from the coding sequence ATGCGCAATTTTCATACCATTGAAGAGATCGTTCTTCAACACTCTACACGTCATATGGATAAAATTCAGGCTCACTTTCCCAATGAACACACCAAAAATGCTGTTCAAGCTTTTTTAAAACTGAATAAAGGTGTTATTTTCATCTACACCGGTTTTTACGTTGCAGGTTTTGCTGAAACCGATGGCCCTTTAGGAGCATACTTTTTAGCAAAAGCCTTTGAAAAATTGGGCTACACCCCTGTGATTGTAACCGATCATTTTTGTGAAGACTACTTTTTTGATATTAAAACCCTCTACATTCCACTTGAGGGACTAAGCCACCAAGAATACGAGATGCTTTTAGATACCTACAAACCCATAGCGCACCTCTCCATCGAACGTTGCGGGCAAAACCATGAAGGAAGTTACCTGAACTCACGCGGCGTAGACATCAAAGAATTTACCGCGCCTGTCGATGAGCTTTTCAAACTAGGAAGCAAAACCGCTCCAAGCTTTGGCATCGGCGATGGCGGCAATGAAGTCGGCATGGGAAGCTTTGCGGATGTTCTCAAAGATAAAGAATTTTTCTACGACTACTGCGTCATTCCCTGCGACTACCCGATGATCGCATCGGTTTCCAACTGGGGAGGATATGGCTTTATCGCCGAGCTTGAAAAGGTTTTACATGTAAACGTTTTACCCAGCTTTGAAGAGGTTGAAAAATACCTTGAATTTATCGTCGCCAAAGGCTCGGTTGATGGCATCAAACGCGAATCGGTGATGTCGGTAGATGGCAAAGAGTGGTCGATAGAACCTGAAATACTCAGTGCCTTAAAAGCATACGCAACACAAGGATAA
- a CDS encoding dimethylarginine dimethylaminohydrolase family protein has protein sequence MLLAMTHLPSPKLQECELTFVQSEPISLEKATLQHVAYGAMLERCGAKVMVLDENLAYPDSVFVEDPIIVFDEVAVLTSMGVESRRVESASMEKVFSKYRNVERIVLPAQIEGGDVLKVGKKIFVGESPRTNQEGISALEAIIKPFGYEVISVSVTGCLHLKTGVTALDDQTVLINSNWLDADVFHGFTKVEVPEDEPFGANVLKIGEILCMNEAFPESISLVKSLGYKVETVNISEFVKAEAGLTCMSVLFTCKD, from the coding sequence ATGCTTTTAGCCATGACCCATTTGCCTTCACCTAAGTTGCAAGAGTGCGAACTCACGTTTGTACAAAGCGAGCCTATTTCCCTTGAAAAAGCGACCCTTCAACATGTCGCCTACGGTGCGATGTTAGAGCGCTGTGGTGCCAAAGTGATGGTTTTAGATGAAAATTTAGCGTACCCCGATAGCGTGTTTGTGGAAGATCCGATCATTGTTTTTGACGAGGTGGCGGTGCTGACTTCAATGGGCGTAGAATCGCGCAGGGTTGAAAGTGCATCGATGGAAAAGGTTTTTTCCAAATACCGCAATGTGGAGCGTATCGTTTTACCTGCTCAAATTGAAGGTGGCGATGTGCTCAAAGTCGGTAAAAAAATCTTTGTTGGTGAATCGCCTCGTACCAATCAAGAGGGCATTTCCGCACTTGAAGCGATCATCAAACCCTTTGGTTATGAGGTGATTTCGGTGAGTGTTACGGGGTGTTTGCACCTCAAAACAGGCGTGACAGCACTGGATGATCAAACGGTTTTGATCAATTCAAACTGGCTGGATGCGGACGTCTTTCATGGCTTTACGAAAGTTGAAGTACCAGAAGACGAGCCTTTTGGGGCAAATGTACTCAAAATCGGTGAAATTCTCTGTATGAATGAAGCGTTTCCTGAGAGCATTAGCCTTGTCAAATCATTAGGATACAAGGTTGAAACGGTCAATATCAGCGAGTTTGTCAAAGCCGAAGCGGGTCTTACGTGTATGAGCGTACTCTTTACATGTAAAGATTAA
- a CDS encoding EAL domain-containing protein: MANSSEKEQDQKEKIKHLSKELRAVQKNLVEQFYTDPLTRLPNLYKLRHDLEEISDFTLIIANIDNFKLLNDFYGFVVGDFILESFAKSLKTELQDVSVYRMAGDEFAILLHERMSFYLLKNYLTYLSRQLTHLKYAYAQTEIYVDCTLSSSASFSHSDIFSKVSMALKYAKREQLKFWIFEDTMNFSQEYESNLKYATKVRKAIMDFSGIVPYFQPIIDNKTDEIIKFEALSRLVDEEGVIHSPHNFIPIAKMIKVYDKITMAIIDKSFKVFETHPFDFSINLSFEDIINEEIYDFIIRKLRDSNMGHRVTFELLESERVNDFNKVMHFFNEIKRYGAKVAIDDFGSGFSNFSYIIKLNPDFIKIDGSLIKDIDKDKNAQIVVETIVDFSKKMGIKTVAEFVHSSTVLSTVKQLGIDYSQGYFIDMPSPQIDL, encoded by the coding sequence ATGGCGAATAGTAGCGAAAAAGAGCAAGATCAAAAAGAAAAAATCAAACACCTTTCCAAAGAGCTTCGCGCCGTGCAGAAAAATCTTGTGGAGCAGTTTTACACCGACCCACTCACGCGCCTTCCGAACCTCTATAAATTGCGCCATGACCTCGAAGAGATTAGTGATTTTACACTGATTATCGCCAACATCGACAACTTCAAACTGCTCAATGATTTTTACGGGTTTGTTGTGGGTGATTTTATCTTAGAATCTTTTGCAAAAAGCCTTAAAACCGAACTTCAAGATGTAAGCGTTTACCGCATGGCAGGCGATGAATTTGCCATTTTACTCCATGAACGCATGAGTTTTTACCTCTTGAAAAATTACCTTACCTATCTCTCCCGTCAACTCACCCATCTGAAGTACGCTTACGCGCAAACGGAGATTTACGTTGACTGCACGCTTTCATCCAGTGCTAGTTTTTCACACAGTGACATCTTTTCCAAAGTGAGTATGGCGCTCAAATATGCCAAAAGAGAACAGCTCAAGTTTTGGATTTTTGAAGATACAATGAACTTCTCGCAAGAGTACGAAAGCAATCTCAAATACGCCACTAAAGTGCGTAAAGCCATTATGGATTTCTCAGGCATCGTGCCTTATTTCCAACCCATCATCGACAACAAAACCGATGAAATCATCAAGTTTGAAGCACTTTCTCGTTTGGTCGATGAAGAGGGCGTCATCCACTCACCGCACAATTTTATTCCAATCGCGAAGATGATTAAAGTCTACGATAAAATCACGATGGCGATCATCGACAAAAGCTTCAAAGTGTTTGAAACGCATCCGTTTGACTTTAGCATCAACCTCTCGTTTGAGGACATCATCAACGAAGAGATTTACGACTTTATCATCCGAAAACTGCGCGATTCCAACATGGGGCATCGCGTCACGTTTGAACTTTTAGAGTCTGAACGGGTCAACGACTTCAACAAAGTCATGCACTTTTTCAATGAAATCAAGCGCTACGGTGCCAAAGTCGCGATCGATGATTTTGGAAGCGGATTTTCCAACTTCTCCTACATCATCAAGCTCAATCCCGATTTTATCAAGATCGATGGCAGTCTCATCAAAGACATCGACAAAGATAAAAATGCCCAAATCGTCGTTGAAACCATTGTCGACTTCTCCAAAAAAATGGGCATCAAAACCGTCGCAGAATTCGTCCACTCCAGCACGGTTCTCTCCACGGTCAAACAGCTTGGCATCGACTACTCGCAGGGCTATTTCATCGACATGCCATCCCCTCAAATCGATCTGTAA
- the trxC gene encoding thioredoxin TrxC gives MKVICPNCLATNNVPKLEVYKKANCGKCQTSLLDPHPIALTSDILEAVLGNTDVPVIVDFWAPWCAPCKAFAPTFQQAARAYPLRVLFAKVDTEAEQFLASRFKIRSIPTLIVFKNGEEVERVSGAMSDEDLDRFVERFL, from the coding sequence ATGAAAGTCATCTGTCCCAACTGTTTGGCTACCAATAATGTCCCAAAACTCGAAGTCTACAAAAAAGCAAACTGCGGCAAATGCCAAACGTCCCTGCTCGACCCACACCCCATTGCTCTCACCAGCGACATTCTTGAAGCCGTCCTAGGCAACACCGATGTTCCCGTCATCGTCGACTTTTGGGCACCGTGGTGTGCCCCGTGCAAAGCCTTCGCCCCTACATTTCAACAAGCCGCACGCGCCTATCCGCTTCGTGTTCTTTTTGCCAAAGTCGACACCGAAGCCGAACAATTTTTGGCTTCACGTTTTAAAATTCGTTCTATTCCAACGCTGATTGTTTTTAAAAATGGCGAAGAGGTCGAGCGTGTGAGTGGAGCAATGAGCGATGAAGATTTGGATCGTTTTGTGGAGAGGTTTTTGTAA
- a CDS encoding DJ-1/PfpI family protein: MMAKKILFIVGDYVEDYEVMVPFQALGAVGHTVIAVCPNKKAGEFIRTAIHDFEGDQTYSEKPGHNFTLNGTFDAIKAEEFDALVVPGGRAPEYLRLNEKVLEMVRHFAKTNKPIAAICHGAQLLAAADVLGGKSCSAYPACAPEVTKAGGTYANIEVTEATVDGNLVTAPAWPAHPQWIAKFLVVLGTKITL; this comes from the coding sequence ATGATGGCAAAAAAAATTCTGTTTATCGTCGGAGACTATGTAGAAGATTACGAAGTTATGGTGCCTTTTCAAGCGTTAGGGGCAGTGGGTCACACGGTGATCGCTGTTTGCCCGAACAAAAAAGCGGGTGAGTTTATCCGCACAGCGATTCATGATTTTGAGGGAGACCAGACCTACAGTGAAAAACCGGGTCACAATTTTACACTTAATGGCACATTTGACGCCATCAAAGCCGAAGAGTTTGATGCGCTTGTAGTACCGGGAGGTCGCGCTCCTGAATATTTGAGGCTCAATGAAAAAGTGCTAGAGATGGTACGCCATTTTGCCAAAACCAACAAACCCATCGCAGCGATTTGCCACGGGGCTCAACTGCTTGCAGCCGCTGATGTACTAGGAGGAAAAAGTTGTTCAGCCTACCCTGCATGCGCACCTGAAGTCACGAAAGCGGGCGGAACGTATGCTAACATCGAAGTGACTGAAGCTACGGTCGATGGCAATCTTGTCACCGCTCCTGCATGGCCTGCGCATCCGCAATGGATCGCTAAATTTCTAGTCGTTTTAGGAACGAAAATCACGCTTTAA